A segment of the Mesotoga infera genome:
CTAGATTATCTCGCTGACCATCTCTTCAGAGTCGAACTGGAAAGATTTTCATGTGAAGTCCTCAATCTTCTGGATGAAGAATCATGAATCGGTAGTTTCCCGAGAAGTCCTTCCTGAACTCGCAACAATAACCTTTCAGGTCACGAGCCAAGCCAGTAAGCCCTTCAGTCTCGTACTGCGATATTTCGAGGTAGACTTTCTTTCCACTGGGTAGATGTCTGAGAAACTCTCTGTAGAAGTCAAGACCATCCTTCCCGCCGTCCAGCGCAATCTGAGGTTCATGGTTTCTTACAGATGAATCCAGAGAATTAATGTCGTCTGTCCTTATATATGGAGGATTAGAAACCAGGACTTCCACATGTTCCAGAAAAGAACCTAATCCTTCTATGTTGTCCGCCTCAATGAACTTTATGTTGTGAATACCGTTCCTCCAGGCATTTTCCTCTGCTAGTGCAAGGGCATCTTTCGAAACATCTGTTGCGTAAACAATCGCGGAAGGAATATGCCTGGCCAATGCGCACGCTATTGCTCCGCTTCCTGTTCCTATATCGGCAAATACTCTTGAACTGTTTTCGCCGTCAATGACAATCTCAACCAGCTCCTCTGTCTCGTTCCTGGGTATCAAGACGCTAGGAGAGAGCTTCAGTCGAATCCCAAAAAAATCTCTGAATCCCAGCACATAATCTATCGGTTCTCCACTGGCAACTCTCTCCACCGCAGCAAGGTATGTATTGGCGAGTGGAGAGTGGATTTCTTCAGTTTTCTTGAGGATAATATCGGCTTCACTTATAGACATAATTTCCTTCGCAAGCAATAACACAACAAAGCGGGAATTATCAATTCCCGCCTCGGCCAGTTTCTTCCTGGATATCTCCGTTAATTGCTGTAACCTCAAATTCCTAGCATCTTTCTTACGTCGTCACTCGCCATCTCAGGTGTCCAGGGTGGGTCGAAGGTAAGTTCCATTTTGACTTCACCGATCCCTTCGATCTCGCTCACCTTTCTTCTTGCATCTTCTAACATAAGCCCGGCTAAAGGACACATAGGCGTCGTCATTGTCATCTTAATTCTGACGTCGTTGTTTTCTTGCACTTCCACACCGTATATCAATCCGAGGGAGACAATATCAAAACCTATTTCGAGATCGTACACTTCCCCCAGAGCTTTCATAACAACTTCTTTTGTCACACTCAATCTACTCTCCTCCATCAGTCTCGTAGTATCTCTCTACAAGAGCTTCTTCTTTGAAAGCTTTGAATTCCTGCTCTTTCCATATTCTCCAGAGCAAGTCCTCCTTCTCCACAATCAGAATTTGCCGTATCTCTTCCCTTACGTCATCAATGCCCTGAGCACCGGCCGGAGAATATGACTCAAGATAAATAACAGCATATCTGTTGTCAAGAGTCACCACTGAAGAAAGCAACTCGCCATTAGTCGGTTTGAAGAGAGATTTTACAAGCTCTGGATTCAGATTCTCAATCTCCTGTCTCGTGAAACTTCCCGACTGAACTTCTGGGAAGGTGTCGAGTACAGAAGCGGGATTAGCATCTCTAGATGCCGCCTTCCATACTGAGTAGGCTTCAGAGAAAGAATCAAACAGGAGCACTTTTAAATTGGCCCTTTCCTCCTCAATTGCATAC
Coding sequences within it:
- a CDS encoding NAD-dependent protein deacylase (Modulates the activities of several enzymes which are inactive in their acetylated form); amino-acid sequence: LDYLADHLFRVELERFSCEVLNLLDEES
- the prmC gene encoding peptide chain release factor N(5)-glutamine methyltransferase; the encoded protein is MRLQQLTEISRKKLAEAGIDNSRFVVLLLAKEIMSISEADIILKKTEEIHSPLANTYLAAVERVASGEPIDYVLGFRDFFGIRLKLSPSVLIPRNETEELVEIVIDGENSSRVFADIGTGSGAIACALARHIPSAIVYATDVSKDALALAEENAWRNGIHNIKFIEADNIEGLGSFLEHVEVLVSNPPYIRTDDINSLDSSVRNHEPQIALDGGKDGLDFYREFLRHLPSGKKVYLEISQYETEGLTGLARDLKGYCCEFRKDFSGNYRFMILHPED
- a CDS encoding DUF59 domain-containing protein, whose translation is MSVTKEVVMKALGEVYDLEIGFDIVSLGLIYGVEVQENNDVRIKMTMTTPMCPLAGLMLEDARRKVSEIEGIGEVKMELTFDPPWTPEMASDDVRKMLGI